CCCGGCGGTGAAGCCGAGTCGCTCCGCGGCCTGCGCGGTGTCCGCGAGCCGGCGGGTCACGCCGTTCACGGCGCGGGCCGGACCGTGCTCCGGCACCAGGCCGTCCGCGCCCATCGCCTCCAGCAGGCCGTTCGCCAGCTCCAGCAGGCTGGTCTCGGTCCCGCTCGCGATGTTGAACACCTCGTCGGTCAGGTCCGATTCGGCGGCCAGCAGGTTGGCGCGCGCGATGTCCCGCACGTCGACGAAGTCCATGGTCTGGAGGCCGTCTCCGAGGATCAGCGGCGGCTCGCCCGAGGCGATCCGCTCCATCCAGCGGATCAGCACCTCGGTGTAGAGCCCGTGGATGTCCATCCGCGGCCCGTACACGTTGAAGTAGCGCAGGGCGACGTAGTCCAGCCCGTACATGGAGTGGAAGCTGCGCAGCATCCCCTCGTTGAAGGCCTTCGCGGCGCCGTAGAAGGTGTCGTTGTTGTACGGGTGGTGGCGCTCGGTCGTCGGGAAGGCCTCGGCCAGTCCGTAGACCGAGGCCGAGGACGAGGCGATCACCTTGCCCACGCCGGCGGCGGCCGCCGCCTCCAGCACGTTGAACGTGCCGTCCACCATCACCTCGTTCGCCAGCCGCGGCTCCTCCGCGCACTGGGTGATCCGGATGGCCGCCAGGTGGAACACCAGCTCGGCGCCCTCCGTCACCTTGCGCACCGCGGCCAGGTCGCGGATGTCCCCCTCGACGACCTCCACCACACCGCTCGGCAGGGCGCGGGCCAGGTTGGCGGTCCGTCCCCGCACGAAGTTGTCGAGCACCACGACCTCGCGTGCCCCGTTGTCCACCAGCAGGTCCACCAGGTGCGAGCCGATGGTGCCCGCTCCGCCGGTGACCAGAATCCTCTTGCCTCGTACGCTGCTCAACGCCCTGCCCCCACTGAGTCGTTCATAGTCATTCGTGTCACGGATCCGCGAACGGTCAGCGCCCGGTGCGCAGTCCGACGACCGCGCCCTTGAACTCCAGGCTCCGGGAGGCCGCTTCCAGGATGTCCAGCACCTTCAGGCCCGCCCGGCCGTCGGTCAGGGCCGGCCGCCCCGAGCCGATCGCCGCGGCGAACTCCTCGACCATGCTGCGCAGCGCCTCCTTCTCCCCGATCGCGGGCGCCACCATGTCGCCGGTCCGGTAGGAGACGAGCATGTCGCGGCGCTCGTCCGCACCGATCTCCTGCGGGGTGCTCAGCTCCACGCCGCGGTCGAACACGGCCACGCGCTGGGAGGGGTTGAGGTCGTCCCACACCAGGGTGCGCTTGGACCCGCCGACCATGGTGGTGCGCACCTTCGTCGGGGACAGCCAGTTGACGTGCACGTGGGCGATGGCACCGGTGCTCAGCTGGAGCGTCAGATAGGCCACGCAGGACTGCCCGGCCCCGATCGGATCGGCTCCGTGCGCGGCGACGGCGACGGGCCGGACGTGGTCCGGGAGGATGAAGTCGAGGACCGACAGATCGTGGGGGGCCAGGTCCCACAGGACGTCGACGTCCTTCTGGACGAGCCCCAGGTTGATCCGTACTGAGTCGACGAAGTGGATCTCGCCGAGTTCGCCGGAGCGGACCATCTCCCGGATGCGGCCCACCGCCGGGGTGTAGCAGTACGTGTGGTCGCACATCAGCGTGAGACCGCGTTCCTCGGCCTCGTTGACCAGTCGGAGCCCG
Above is a genomic segment from Streptomyces sp. NBC_01233 containing:
- a CDS encoding Gfo/Idh/MocA family protein, with amino-acid sequence MKPNTVKDGGSKAAGRAEPLGVAVVGAGYWGPNLVRNFQSSPQFRLRWLCDLNVDRARQVLGGYSTVQATSDYAAVLADPDVDAVAVATPAGTHLDVALAALRAGKHVLVEKPLAATYEDGLRLVNEAEERGLTLMCDHTYCYTPAVGRIREMVRSGELGEIHFVDSVRINLGLVQKDVDVLWDLAPHDLSVLDFILPDHVRPVAVAAHGADPIGAGQSCVAYLTLQLSTGAIAHVHVNWLSPTKVRTTMVGGSKRTLVWDDLNPSQRVAVFDRGVELSTPQEIGADERRDMLVSYRTGDMVAPAIGEKEALRSMVEEFAAAIGSGRPALTDGRAGLKVLDILEAASRSLEFKGAVVGLRTGR
- a CDS encoding NAD-dependent epimerase/dehydratase family protein, producing MSSVRGKRILVTGGAGTIGSHLVDLLVDNGAREVVVLDNFVRGRTANLARALPSGVVEVVEGDIRDLAAVRKVTEGAELVFHLAAIRITQCAEEPRLANEVMVDGTFNVLEAAAAAGVGKVIASSSASVYGLAEAFPTTERHHPYNNDTFYGAAKAFNEGMLRSFHSMYGLDYVALRYFNVYGPRMDIHGLYTEVLIRWMERIASGEPPLILGDGLQTMDFVDVRDIARANLLAAESDLTDEVFNIASGTETSLLELANGLLEAMGADGLVPEHGPARAVNGVTRRLADTAQAAERLGFTAGIDLRSGLRDLVDWWRTERAADAAAASAAAAADTAAAEAGR